The genome window TTAGAGTTCGTGCGCAGGTAGAGCCGATAGGCCACGCCGTATGCCACCAACGTAATGGTCAGCCCCATCAGCGGCGAGGCGGAGAGATAAACCCAGATGTCTTTCAGACCTGGCTCATTCATCACCCGCACCCTCCCCGTTTGCCTGAGGTCCCACCAACCAGCGGGTGGTCGCCTGCATAATGAGCGCGGTTGCCACCATGGTGATCACGGTGCTCAGTAGCAGCGCCAGAGTAATGGGAACCCATTCCTCAGCGATCCGGTCAAAATGCGCCATCATCCCCACGCCAGCCGGAACGAAGAGCAACGACAAATGGGATAACAGCCCTGAGGATGCCTGCTCAACCGAGTCGGGGGTCTTGCCACGAATCCAGAGTGTGATAAACAGCATCACCATACCCAGGACAGGCCCCGGGATCGGCACACCGGCCACACGAACGGTAATTTCACCAACCAACTGATACACCAGTAACAGCGTTATTCCATTGAGAAACTGCATGACAAAAGCTCCCGCCGATACGCGCTGATTAATAACAGAGCATAGCCATTAACAACGGAGGTGAACACTCAACAGAAGTCTGAGCCCAGGCGTCATGTTTTCGTGATTCCCGGGCAAAGACGACGTGTAACCGTGACAGTGTGCAAAGGCGCGGAATTTTCCAGGCTGAACCATCGTGAACTAATCTCTATACCAGTATACTCGGAGCTAACAATTAAAAGCTGCTTACATTGGTGGGGTAAAACAAGGAATGAAAC of Marinobacter sediminum contains these proteins:
- a CDS encoding CidA/LrgA family protein, producing MQFLNGITLLLVYQLVGEITVRVAGVPIPGPVLGMVMLFITLWIRGKTPDSVEQASSGLLSHLSLLFVPAGVGMMAHFDRIAEEWVPITLALLLSTVITMVATALIMQATTRWLVGPQANGEGAGDE